A genomic stretch from Pochonia chlamydosporia 170 chromosome 4, whole genome shotgun sequence includes:
- a CDS encoding NAD(P)-binding domain-containing protein (similar to Metarhizium robertsii ARSEF 23 XP_007821170.1): MPSKIASSINPPATVIVTGANGFIAQHCIAALLKQGYNVVGTVRSASKVKPVKEAHQSHDNLQLVVVDDITSPECYLKAFNNLTPSAILHLAAPFHYNASDFEKELMVPAVLGSTAILDAAAQIKTIKRVVHTNSFACIYDAAAGPSPEKTYTSKDWSPLTYEDGVNAPNAPTAYRASKTAAEKAAWNFMTEKKPGFDLVSLCPTMVFGPFLPAAKPKSIGEVNTSNLMVWSVVSAGKNESIPPTKGPCWVDVRDVADAHVKALLVPEAGGNRYMLCQSVYCNQELADVSRKVTTKYAETIPVGEPGKRESHTHYGVDASDAEKVLGLKWRGLEDCLGDLVPQLFEIGRTQVAA, translated from the coding sequence ATGCCTTCGAAAATCGCTTCTTCGATTAACCCGCCTGCGACAGTCATTGTCACCGGTGCTAATGGTTTTATTGCCCAACACTGCATTGCTGCATTACTCAAGCAAGGCTACAATGTTGTTGGCACAGTCCGGTCTGCGTCTAAAGTCAAACCTGTAAAGGAAGCACATCAGTCACACGACAATCTGCAACTAGTTGTTGTGGACGACATAACTTCACCAGAGTGTTACCTCAAGGCTttcaacaacttgacaccGAGTGCAATTTTACACCTCGCCGCACCATTTCACTACAACGCGAGCGACTTCGAAAAAGAGTTGATGGTTCCCGCTGTGCTTGGTTCCACAGCAATTCTCGATGCAGCCGCTCAAATCAAGACCATCAAGCGTGTCGTCCACACAAATAGTTTTGCCTGTATTTacgacgccgccgccggaCCATCTCCAGAAAAGACTTATACTTCCAAGGATTGGAGCCCGCTCACATACGAAGACGGAGTCAATGCTCCCAATGCACCTACCGCATACCGAGCCAGCAAGACAGCAGCCGAGAAAGCAGCATGGAATTTCATGACAGAAAAGAAGCCAGGCTTTGATTTAGTCAGTTTGTGTCCCACGATGGTTTTTGGCCCATTTCTTCCTGCCGCGAAGCCCAAGTCCATCGGGGAggtcaacaccagcaacctCATGGTTTGGTCTGTCGTATCTGCTGGCAAGAACGAATCTATTCCTCCCACAAAAGGCCCATGCTGGGTGGACGTCCGCGACGTGGCGGATGCCCACGTCAAGGCTCTACTCGTACCTGAGGCGGGTGGCAACCGTTACATGCTCTGTCAGAGCGTCTATTGCAATCAGGAACTTGCCGATGTGAGCCGCAAGGTGACTACCAAATATGCGGAGACGATTCCGGTCGGCGAACCTGGCAAGCGAGAGAGCCATACCCACTACGGAGTCGACGCTAGCGATGCCGAGAAGGTACTCGGCCTCAAGTGGAGAGGTCTGGAAGACTGTCTGGGCGACCTTGTGCCTCAGTTATTTGAGATTGGGCGGACCCAGGTTGCGGCATAG